The following proteins come from a genomic window of Alnus glutinosa chromosome 10, dhAlnGlut1.1, whole genome shotgun sequence:
- the LOC133880188 gene encoding poly [ADP-ribose] polymerase 2-like isoform X2 gives MRLDFGGYGQALFWVFSEGRIDDGDGSGNKKRGRDSDNGGSQKIKAVKEFRGMGIRQLREQAALRGVSSIGSKKELLERLCEDSKDQDLEEIPEANEKENESEKEKEKIVTTTKNGAAVLDQWLPDHIKAHYDVLQLTVAFYDAG, from the exons ATGAGGTTGGATTTTGGGGGATACGGCCAAGCTCTGTTTTGGGTATTTTCTGAAGGAAGGATAGACGATGGTGATGGTTCGGGAAATAAGAAGAGAGGGAGGGACTCAGACAATGGGGGTTCCCAGAAAATCAAGGCCGTCAAGGAGTTTCGAGGGATGGGGATTCGACAATTGCGCGAACAAGCGGCTCTTCGAGGCGTTTCATCAATTGGGTCCAAGAAAGAGCTTCTAGAAAGGCTCTGTGAAGATTCAAAAGACCAGGATTTAGAGGAAATTCCTGAAG ctaatgaaaaagaaaatgaaagcgagaaggagaaggagaagatcGTAACCACAACCAAAAATGGTGCAGCGGTACTAGATCAATGGCTTCCAGATCACATAAAGGCTCA